In Xiphophorus couchianus chromosome 8, X_couchianus-1.0, whole genome shotgun sequence, the following proteins share a genomic window:
- the LOC114149266 gene encoding probable G-protein coupled receptor 21 → MNSSLDSLNQSSLDSNLSAPFCLLEIGYSQIFSTCLLEVSVILLLTILIICGNLVVIFVFHCAPLLSQHTTSAFIQTMAYADLLVGVSCLFPSLSLLHHLQGLDPKLTCQVFGYMVSVLKSVSMVSLACVSVDRYIAITRPLTYSSLVTPCRVRCCIALIWFYSALVFLPSFLGWGKPGYHGDVVEWCAVEWRTSPAFTTFIVALLYAPAALTICFTYANIFKICRQHTREISERHARYRPQQQQGPGLTGGAVMKDCTTEQEQLPQLSQSQKTQHHQPQYQQSTYPDKRYAMVLFRITSVFYILWLPYILYFLLESGGIYHHPAASFLTTWLAISNSFCNCLIYSLSNSAFRKGLKRLCSFCLRRGGDGFGVGKTKKAFVGSVEKGCTKQWYGYDNGDIRVGTTCHV, encoded by the coding sequence ATGAATTCCTCCCTGGATTCCCTGAACCAAAGCTCGCTGGACTCAAATTTATCCGCTCCCTTCTGCTTACTTGAAATTGGCTATTCCCAAATTTTTAGCACATGCCTTCTTGAGGTATCTgtcatcctcctcctcactaTCCTTATTATCTGTGGCAACTTGGTGGTGATATTTGTGTTTCACTGTGCCCCTTTGCTCAGCCAGCACACCACCAGTGCTTTTATCCAGACTATGGCATATGCAGATCTTTTAGTGGGAGTCAGCTGCCTCTTCCCCTCCCTGTCTCTGCTTCACCATCTGCAGGGATTGGATCCCAAACTGACCTGCCAGGTGTTTGGGTACATGGTTTCAGTTTTGAAATCCGTTTCAATGGTGTCCCTCGCATGCGTGAGCGTAGACCGCTACATCGCCATCACACGGCCTCTGACTTATTCATCTCTGGTCACTCCTTGTCGAGTGCGCTGCTGCATCGCTCTGATATGGTTCTACTCTGCTTTGGTGTTCCTCCCATCTTTTCTTGGGTGGGGGAAGCCTGGCTATCATGGAGACGTGGTCGAGTGGTGTGCGGTCGAGTGGAGGACTAGTCCGGCTTTCACAACCTTCATCGTTGCTCTGCTCTACGCTCCAGCTGCTCTCACAATCTGCTTTACATACGCCAACATCTTTAAGATCTGCAGACAGCACACTCGGGAGATCAGCGAGCGCCATGCTCGCTAcagaccacaacaacagcagggTCCTGGACTGACTGGTGGAGCAGTCATGAAAGATTGCACCACGGAGCAAGAGCAGCTTCCCCAATTGTCCCAATCGCAGAAGACCCAGCACCACCAGCCACAGTATCAGCAGTCTACTTACCCTGACAAGCGATACGCTATGGTATTGTTTCGCATAACTAGTGTGTTCTACATCCTCTGGTTGCCCTACATCCTGTACTTCCTGTTGGAAAGCGGAGGAATATACCACCACCCTGCAGCCTCGTTTCTTACGACATGGTTGGCTATCAGCAACAGCTTCTGCAACTGTCTCATCTACAGCCTTTCCAACTCAGCATTTAGAAAGGGCCTGAAACGCCTCTGCTCCTTCTGCCTGCGGCGCGGAGGTGATGGCTTCGGAGTTGGGAAAACCAAAAAGGCGTTTGTTGGCTCGGTCGAAAAGGGATGCACAAAGCAGTGGTATGGATATGACAATGGAGACATCAGAGTTGGCACAACATGTCATGTGTAG